A single region of the Helianthus annuus cultivar XRQ/B unplaced genomic scaffold, HanXRQr2.0-SUNRISE HanXRQChr00c040, whole genome shotgun sequence genome encodes:
- the LOC118489722 gene encoding probable lysophospholipase BODYGUARD 4, whose amino-acid sequence MADYRGKLPRKIADIILYIINSLVFFFLDLLDYTMCIFYKYIDEFLEGKSTPCYCQSQNRTTKEFEKRNNGVSGTLFGRKNVFKEMGFIGKTRRMFDDEDSGKTTSSDLGKTRWSDCGCESCLSWMNNGGDLKLHVVVKDPLKGNQDLGNTSTEDVIFLHGFMSSSYIWTETIFPELVSSKYRLFAVDLLGFGSSPKPRECLYTLNDHLEMIEKSVIREFDLKSFHLVAHSMGCIIALALAAKYPNSLKSITLVAPPYFITSEEEDPSEIALKRLAYKSVWPPLLFGSAFMTWYEHLGRCVCFVLCRHHKTWEKILKLVTRKRKLSFLVMDLFRHTHHSAWHTMHNVICGGAKMMDPCLEILRRVGARVTVVQGSRDQVVPVECSNNIKVMVPDAEVKIIKGANHNKVIMGREKQFAEDLEHIWDSVNDAVNSR is encoded by the exons ATGGCAGATTATCGGGGAAAACTACCAAGAAAAATAGCAGATATAATTCTTTACATAATAAATTCTCTAGTTTTCTTCTTTCTTGATTTATTGGATTACACAATGTGCATTTTCTACAAATATATTGATGAATTTTTGGAGGGAAAGTCAACACCATGTTACTGTCAAAGTCAAAATAGGACAACAAAGGAGTTTGAGAAGAGAAACAATGGGGTTTCAGGTACTCTGTTTGGTAGGAAAAATGTTTTTAAGGAAATGGGTTTTATTGGAAAGACACGTAGGATGTTTGATGATGAGGATTCGGGGAAAACTACAAGTAGTGATTTGGGGAAAACTAGGTGGTCGGATTGTGGGTGTGAGTCTTGTCTTTCTTGGATGAACAATGGTGGTGATCTCAAGCTTCATGTTGTTGTTAAGGACCCGTTAAAAG GAAATCAAGATTTAGGTAACACATCAACAGAAGATGTGATATTTCTACACGGATTCATGTCGTCGTCTTATATTTGGACCGAAACCATATTCCCTGAATTGGTTAGTAGTAAATACCGACTTTTCGCTGTTGATCTTTTGGGATTTGGAAGTAGTCCAAAGCCAAGAGAATGTCTCTACACTTTAAATGACCATTTGGAAATGATCGAGAAATCAGTCATCCGCGAATTCGACTTGAAGTCTTTCCATTTGGTTGCACACTCCATGGGTTGCATAATTGCTTTAGCTTTAGCAGCTAAGTATCCCAACAGTCTCAAATCCATCACTCTAGTTGCTCCT CCTTACTTTATAACTTCTGAAGAAGAGGATCCTAGTGAAATAGCATTAAAAAGACTTGCCTACAAGAGCGTATGGCCACCATTGTTGTTCGGATCAGCATTCATGACATGGTACGAACATTTGGGCCGATGTGTATGTTTTGTTTTGTGCAGGCACCACAAGACATGGGAAAAGATCTTGAAGCTGGTTACGCGAAAAAG GAAGCTAAGTTTCCTAGTGATGGACTTGTTCAGGCACACACACCATTCGGCTTGGCACACAATGCACAATGTGATATGCGGTGGGGCCAAGATGATGGACCCGTGTCTTGAAATACTGCGACGGGTTGGAGCACGGGTGACCGTGGTCCAGGGGTCTAGAGACCAGGTGGTGCCGGTTGAATGCAGCAACAATATTAAAGTTATGGTTCCTGATGCAGAGGTTAAGATTATCAAAGGTGCTAATCATAATAAAGTGATAATGGGAAGAGAAAAACAGTTTGCTGAAGATTTGGAACACATATGGGATTCTGTCAATGATGCCGTTAATAGCCGTTAA